GGCCCATGGGAAACGGGTTTCCTCTGGAACAGATGACAAAGAAAAATTTGCTGATCATCGGGGGCGGGTTCGCCTTTACCACCCTGCGGTCGACCATCATTACCCTGATGCAGCCGGATGTCCGGGACCAATACGGCACCATCGATGTGGTATACGGTGCCAGAAATCCCGGCATGCTGCTGTATCAGGACGAACTGGACCAGTGGTGCAGACAGCCGGGGATCAACATGCATATCACGGTGGATGAGACAGATGACCCGGACTGGCCCCATCACACCGGATTTGTTCCTGCGGTGGCAGGCGAATGTGCCCCGGAAAGTACCGGCAATTCAGTGGCCATCGTATGCGGTCCCCCGGTGATGATCAAATTCACCCGGCCGGTTCTGGCGGACCTGGGATACGGGGACGAAAATATTCTCATGAGCCTGGAAAACCGGATGAAATGCGGCATCGGCATGTGCGGCAGGTGCAATATCGGACAGGAACTGGTCTGCAGGGACGGGCCGGTATTTACCCTGGCGTATCTGAACAAAACCCCCGGGGAGTTTTAACTCATCTGCCGGACAAAGATCCGGTAGTAGCTGGAATAACACGCATGCACTGAGACACCACAACAAATGATGAAAATATAAGCAATGAGGCATTCGCTTAAAACTTAAAACTGAACACTTAAAACTTTTATATCAACCAAAAAGGAGACACACATGATTACTGTGACCCAGGCTGCCCGGAAAGAGGTGGCCAAATATTTTGACGGCAAGGAAAAATCACCGGTCCGGCTTTTTATCACATCCGGATGCGGGGGACCATCACTGGCCATGGCATTGGATCAGCCAAAAGAGGCGGATACTGTCTTCACCCAGGGCGATGTGGATTATATCATGGAAACCGAGCTACTGAAAAAGGCCCAGCCCGTGACGGTGGATTATACGGGCATGGGGTTTAATATCTCATCCAGCCTGGAACTGGGAGGCGGGGGATGCAGCTCTTGCGGTACCGGAGGTGGGTGCTGCGGATCATAACAGGAGGACATGCATGCTTGAAACACTGCAAATCCATCCCAGAGTGGAAAAAATCCTGGAACAGATGAAGGCACAGGACAATGCGCCGAAAATTGCGGCAGAACGGGCCGAGGCCATTATCGATGCCCTGAAAAACGGCATCATCATGGCCCGGGCCGGCCGTCTGTCCAAAACCAAGGATGCCCGGATCAGAAGGCTGTTCAAGTATGACCTGGGAAAAGGGTACCGCCTGATCAGCCTCAAGGACAAGTCGTCATTGTACATTCTTTTTGTGGGGTCCCATGACCAGTGTGACACCTGGCTGGATACCAACAGCAAGGGGAAACCCCACCAGACAGAGGTCCCCATGGTCTGTTATGAGATCACGCAAAAGAAACGGCGGCAAAGCGGGCCTGCATCCTTGTCCTTTCCAGACCCGGAGGAAGATCTGTGCGACCGGATGCCCCTGGTTTCCCAGAAGGATCTGCGGGAAGTGTTCAGCGGGCTGGTGAGAAGCGTGCAGGCCCGCTAGGCAGGTCATCTCGGTTCTGACCGGGGAAACCAGACCGGACAAAAGGGTCGATCCGTTTTCAACGGCGGCAGACGTATCTTTGAAGATGAAGAAAGCCAACGGTTGGAAATGTCAACTTTTAGTACCTAAAAGAGGAGGGGCAATGACACAGAAAGAAAAAACCGGGGCAGTGTTGGTGGTTGGCGGCGGGATCGCCGGGATTCAGGCGGCACTGGATCTGGCGGACTCCGGGTTTCTGGTTCATCTGGTGGAACAGGAACCCCAGATCGGCGGGGTCATGGCCCAGCTGGACAAGACCTTTCCCACCAATGACTGCGCCATGTGTGTGATCTCTCCCAAACTGGTGGAAGCGGGCCGTCATCTGAACATCGATCTGCACACCAGAAGCCGGGTGACCGGCATCATGGGTGAGGCTGGCCGGTTTTCCGTAACCCTGGAAGAACAGGCCCGGTTTGTGGATCTGGACAAATGCACGGCCTGCGGCGAGTGTGCCAAGGTTTGTCCGGTGACGGTTCCCAACCGGTTTGACCAGGAACTGGGAAGCCGCAAAGCCATTTATAAACTCTATCCCCAGGGAATGCCCGGGGCCTGGGCCATCGACAAACGGTCCGTAGCCCCGTGCAAAGCCACCTGTCCTGCCCATGTGTCCATCCAGGGGTTCATCGCCCTGATGCAGCAGGAAAAATATGCGGAAGCGCTGAAGCTGTTCAAGCAGGAACATCCGTTTCCCGGGGCCTGCGGCCGGGTCTGTCACCATCCCTGTGAAGCGGTGTGCACCAGAGGCGATGCAGACCAGCCCCTGGCCATCCAGTATCTGCACCGGTTTCTGGCAGACCTGGATTTTGAACAACAATCTCCCTGGATTCCGGAAATTGCAGAAAAAAGAGAAGAAAAAGTGGCCATTATTGGATCCGGCCCGGCCGGACTTACGGCAGCCTATTACCTGGCCCAGAAGGGTTACGGGGTGACGGTGTATGAAAAACTGCCGGTAAAAGGCGGCATGATGGCGGTGGGTATTCCAGAATACCGGCTGCCGAAAGCGGAACTGGAAAAAGAGATTGCCGTGATCGAAGCCCTGGGGGTTACGATCAAGACCGGGGTGGCATTCGGCACGGACATCACCCTGGACAGCCTGAAAAAAGACGGATTTGCATCGGTGTTCATGGCCACGGGCCTGCACGGTTCCCGTTCTCTGGGTGTCCAAGGAGAAGACCTGAAAGGGGTTCTGGCCGGCACCACATTTCTGCGGGATGCTGCCATGGGCAGGGCGGACAAACTGTCCGGCAAAACCATTGTCATCGGCGGTGGCAACGTGGCCGTGGATGTGGCACTCACCGCCCGGCGCCTGGGATCCGACGATGTCACCATGGTGTGCCTGGAAAAAAGAGAAGAGATGCCGGCCTGGGATTATGAGATCGAAGAGGCCCTGGAGGAAAAGGTCAATATCGTGAACAGCAAGGGGCCGTTGCGGTTCTACGGTGATGAGGACGGTAAGGTCACGGAAGTCTCCTTCCAGGAATGCACATCGGTATTTGACGAAAACGGCCGGTTCAATCCCCGGTACGATGACTGCCGGCTGATCACCCATGAAGCAGATACCGTGATCGTGGCCATCGGCCAGATGGGAGAGACTGAATTTGCCAAAGACCAGGGCATCGCCCTGACCCTGCCGGGCGGGTATGAAGCGGACCCGGTGACCCTGCAGACCCCTGTTGAATGGGTGTTTGCCGGCGGGGATGCATTTTACGGTCCCAAATCCGTGGTGGATGCAGTGGCATCGGGAAAGACTGCGGCGGAAAGCATTCACCGGTTTATCAACGGCCTGGATTTGGCCGAAGGCCGTGAAAAATCCTGGGATTTTGAAAAACCGGAAATAGACAATGTGCCGCAGATCCAGCGGATCACGCCGGAAAAACTGCCCGTGGCACAAAGAGAGGGCAATTTCAAGGAGGTGACCCGGGCCCTGGCCAAAGAATTGATCGACCGGGAAGCGGCCCGGTGTCTGTCCTGCGGCATTTGCTCCGAGTGCTACCAGTGTGTGGACGCCTGTCTGGCCGGGGCGGTGGACCATACCATGGCCACCCGGACCGTTTCTCTGGATGTGGGGGCAGTGATCCTGGCACCGGGATTCAAGGCGTTTGATCCGTCTGCACTGGCCCATCTCAACTATACGGGCAACCCCAATGTGGTCACCTCCCTGGAATTTGAACGGATTCTGTCTGCATCCGGACCGTTCCAGGGACATCTGGTGCGGCCCTCGGACCTTCGGGAACCTCAAAAGATCGCCTGGCTCCAGTGTGTGGGGTCCAGGGACGAAAACCCGTGCAGTCACGGGTATTGTTCCTCGGTATGCTGCATGATCGCCGCCAAACAGACCGTTATTGCCAAGGAACATAGTCCCCGGCCTCTGGATACGGCCGTATTTTTCATGGATATGCGGACCCACGGCAAGGAATTCGAGCGCTATTACCAGCGGGCGGAACAGGAAAAAGGGGTCCGGTTCATCCGGTCCCGGGTCCATACTGTGGAATGCGATGCAGATCAGAATCCGGTGTTGAAATATATGACAGAAGAGGGGGGCCTTGAGACGGAAACATTCGATATGGTGGTACTTTCCGTGGGCCTTGAAACCACGGAACAGACCCGTGAACTGGCGGAAAATCTGGGGATCGATGTCAATGCCCACGGGTTTGCTCGTACATCCGACCTGTCTCCTGTGGCCACCAGCCGCAGCGGTATTTTTGTCTGCGGGGTGTTCCAGGGACCCAAGGACATTCCCCAGTCCGTGATGGAGGCTTCGGCTGCGGCCGCCGGTGCGGCCGCTGACCTGGCACCGGCCCGGGGCAGCCTGACCCGGACCCGGGAACTGCCGCCGGAGCAGGATTTTTCCGGTCAGCTGCCCCGGGTGGGGGTGTTTGTGTGCAACTGCGGCATCAACATCGGCGGGGTGGCGGATGTGCCGGCGGTGCGCGAATTTGCCCGGACCCTGCCCCATGTGGTGCATGTGGAGGACAATCTTTTCACCTGTTCCCAGGACACCCAGGACAAGATGAAAGCGGTGATTGCCGAGCACGGCATCAACCGGGTAGTGGTGGCGTCCTGCTCCCCCCGGACCCATGAACCGTTGTTCCAGGAAACCATCCGGGAGGCGGGATTGAACAAGTATCTGTTTGAGATGGCCAATATCCGGGACCAGAACACCTGGGTGCATATGAACAACCCGGACCAGGCCACGGCCAAGGCCAAAGACCTGGTGGCCATGGCCGTGGCCAGGGCCAATTGTGCCCAGCCCCTTTACCAGATTCCCCTGAATGTCGAAAGATCCCTGCTGGTGGTGGGCGGCGGGGTGGCGGGCATGACCGCGGCCCTGTCAGCCGCCTGCCAGGGATATCCCGTGACCCTGGTTGAGCGGGAAGACACCCTGGGGGGCGTGGCCGGGCACCTGCTGACAACGGTACAGGGAGAACCGGTACCGCCGTTTGTCTCGGACCTGGCGGAAACCCTGTCAAGCCATGACCGGGTCCGGATATACAAAAACAGCGAGGTGGTGGAGACTGCCGGGGTCCTGGGCAATTTTACCACCCGGATCATGACCCGGGCCGATGACGGCAAACCGGTCGCGGTCACGGTCCGGCACGGGGCCACGATCCTGGCCACCGGCGGGAAAGAGTCGGTGCCCGATGAATATGCATACGGCCGTCACCCCCGGGTATATACCCACCTGGATCTGAACCGGGCCATGACAGAACCGGGCCATGGGATCCATGGGGCCAAAACCGTGGTGTTTATCCAGTGCGTGGGATCCAGAAACGACCAGCGCCCCTACTGTTCCCGGATCTGCTGCACAGTGAGTATTAAAAAAGCCCTGATGCTCAAACAGGAGCATCCGGATATGGATATCTATATTCTGTACCGGGATATCCGGACCTATGGCCTGAAAGAAGACCTGTACACCGAGGCCCGGAAAAAAGGGATCCTGTTCATCCGGTATGAACCGGAGGCACCCCCCAGGGTCACCACCCCGGAGGGGCTGGATTCGTCATCCAAAGACCTGAGCCTTCAGGTCACGGTGAAAGAGCGGATTCTCAAGATGGATGTGGCCATATCTGCGGATGCCGTGGTGCTGGCTTCGGCGGTGCTGCCCCATGAAAACAGGGAGCTGTTCGAGCTGTTCAAGGTGCCGGTGAATGCGGACGGGTTTTTGAACGAGGCCCATGCCAAGCTGCGGCCGGTTGATTTTTCGTCCGACGGCATTTTTCTGGCCGGCCTGGCCCATTACCCCAAATCCCTGGATGAAACCATTGCCCAGGCCCAGGCGGCCGTGGCAAGGGCTTCGGTGATTCTTTCCCGGGACCACATACTGGTGGGCGGGGTGGTGGCGGAAAATATCCATCCGGAACAATGCGCCCGGTGCCTGGTCTGTGTGCGGAACTGCCCCTATGACGTTCCCCGGATCAAAGAGGGCCATGCCTGGATCGATCCGGCCCTGTGTCACGGGTGCGGGATATGCGCGGCGGAATGCCCGGCCAAGATACTGACCCTGCACCATTTTACAGACCGGCAGCTTACCGAAAAGTCCCATGCCCTGTTTGCCTGACATTAAAAAAAGGAGGCTGTTATGCAGGATACATCAACGAAAGAGGCGTTTGAACCCAGAATCATCGGTTTCTGCTGTAAATTTTGTGCCTATGCCGCCGCCGACCTGGCCGGATCCATGCGAATCTCCTATCCGGCCAGTGTCAAGATCATCCAGGTGCCCTGCACCGGCCGCATTGATATGATCCATATCCTTAAATCACTGGAGGATGGTGCGGACGGGGTCATGATCGCCGGATGCCTGGAGGGGGAGTGCCATTTTCTCCAGGGCAATTTCAAGGCCAGAAGCCGGGTGGAAGCGGTCCGCCGCATCCTGGCACAGATCGGCATGGAACCGGACCGGGTGGCCATGTTCAACCTGTCATCCGCCATGGGGCCAAAATTTGCTGAAATCACCGCACAAATGACCGACCGCATCCGTCAACTGGGACCCAGCCCTGTGGCGGCCGCCGGGAAGAAATCCAGAGATGCCGCCTGAAAACCGGAACAACGGGTGTGAGATAATCCAACAACCAGAGGAATGACCCATGATTATTGCCAGCAAAAAACCCATCGAAGAGATCATACAGGAGATAACGCCCTATTCCCGCATCCTGATTCTGGGGTGCAACGAATGTGTTACCGTGTGCGAGGCAGGGGGCAAAAAAGAGGTGGAAGTACTGGCTTCGGCACTCAGGATCTTCTGCCTGTCCCAGGGCATTGAGAAAACCATTGGCGAACACACCCTGGAGCGCCAGTGCGACCATGAGTACTTAGAAGAGATCAGAAACATGGTGGATGACTATGATGCCATTGTATCCCTGGCCTGCGGGGTGGGGGTGCAGTTTGCCGCAGAAAAATACCTCACCATGCCGCTGCTGCCCGGGGTCAACACCGTCTGTCTGGGGGCCAACGAGGACAGAGGTCTATGGACCGAGCGGTGCCAGGCCTGCGGGTCCTGTGTACTGGCCCGCACCGGCGGCATCTGTCCGGTGTCCCGGTGCGCCAAACGGGTGCTGAACGGTCCCTGCGGCGGGTCCACAAACGGCAAGTGTGAGATCTCCAAAGACACCGATTGTGCGTGGCAGCTGATCATCGACCGGCTCAAAGCCCTGGATAAAATGGATGATTATGAGGCCGTCGCCCCTGTGAAAGACTGGTCCAAAGACCGGGCCGGCGGCCCCAGAACCGTAACCAGGGAGGATGTGAAGATATGAGCAAATATGTTAGCAGCAGCAGACTGGAGCGCATTTTAAAGGCAGGGCACTTAGGGGTTACTTCAGAGTGCGGGCCTCCCAGGGGCAGTGATGCGGAAGAGGTTACAAAAAAAGGTCTGCTTATCAAAGATTATGTGGATGCAGTGAATGTCACGGACAACCAGACCGCCATGACCCGCATGTCTTCTCTGGCCGCCTGCATCCACCTCAAGCTGCTGGGCATAGAACCGGTGCTCCAGATGGTGACAAGGGATAGAAACCGGGTGGCGTTGCAGAGCGATATCCTGGGAGCGGCTTCCTTTGATATTTCCAACATGCTGTGCCTGTCCGGAGACCACCAGAGTTTTGGTGACTGCGCCCGGGGCCAGAACGTCCATGACTTGGATTCCATGCAGCTGGTGCAGACCGTGCGCCACATGCGGGATGAAGGAAAGTTTCTGGGCGGTGATGATATCAAGCGGCCCCCGAAAATTTTTGTGGGGGCGGCAGCCAACCCTTTTGCCGATCCCTTTGAGATCCGGATACCGCGCCTGGCCAAAAAAATCGCCTGCGGAGCCGAATTCATCCAGACCCAGTGCATCTACAATATCGACAAATTCAAGGAGTGGATGCGCAGGGCTTCTGACCGGGGATTGACGGAAAAGGTTTTTATCATGGCCGGCATGACGCCCATGAAGTCCGTGGGTATGGCCAAGTACATGAAAAACAAGGTGCCGGGCATGGATGTGCCCGATGAAATTATCCAGCGGCTGGCGGGCGTGGAAAAAAAGCACCAGGCCCAGGAAGGCATCCAGATCTGCGTGGAGCATATCCAGGAACTCAAGGAAGTGCCCGGAATCGCGGGGTTTCACATCATGGCCATTGAATGGGAAGAAAAAGTGCCGGAAATAGTTGAAAAAAGCGGGCTTTATCCAAGGCCTGACATGTAATTGCTTTGTTTTTATAGCGCTTTGAAAAGGATGGTAGAACTGTGGAAAACAAACCTTTTGAAAAAAAAATCGGTGACGTACTGGTGGTCGGCGGCGGGATCAGCGGTATCCAGGCATCCCTTGATCTGGCAACGGCTGGATTTAAAGTTTATCTGGTGGAAAAATCCCCGACCATCGGCGGTAAAATGGCCCAGCTGGACAAAACCTTTCCCACCAATGACTGTTCCATGTGCATTGAATCTCCCAAGTTTCTGGAATGCAGCCGGCATCCCAATATCGAGATTCTGACCATGACCGAAGTGGCATCCGTTCAGGGACAGGCCGGCGATTTTACAGTGACCGTTGAAAAACGGCCGAGATATGTGGATGAGGATAAGTGCACGGGCTGCACCAGTTGTGCGGAATACTGCCCGGTGACCATACCGGACCCGTTCAACCAGAATATATCCCGGAACAAAGCCGTCCATATGTATTTTGCCCAGGCGATTCCGCTTACCCCGTATATTGACGAGAAATGCATCTTTCTGGAAGATGAAAAATGTACCATCTGCCTGGGTATCTGTAAAAACGATGCCCTGGATTTTAACCAGACACCGCAACAAATATCGCTTCACGTCGGTGCGGTCGTTCTTTCTTTAGGGATGGACACCTTTGATCCGGCAATTAAAAACGACTATGGCTATGGCATCATGGAAAATGTGGTGACCAGCCTGGATTATGAACGCCTCCTGTGCGCTACCGGTCCTTATGACGGCGAGATCCTGCGGGCTTCGGACAAAAAACACCCCCGCAGAATCGCCTGGATTCACTGTGTGGGATCACGGCGGGTCACCCAAGGGCATAACAGCTATTGTTCCGCCGTATGCTGTACCTATACCCAGAAACAGGTGATCCTGACCAAGGATCATGATGAAGGGGCGGAATGTACCATTTTTCACAATGATATCCGGTCCTACAGCAAGGGATTTGAACGGTTTTACCAGAGAGCGGAAAGCCTGCCCGGCATCCGGTTCATCCGAAGCTATGTGTCTGTTGGCAGAGAGATCCCTGAGACAAAAAATATCACTTTAAGATACAGCACACCGGATGCCGGTGTTATCGAAGAAGAATTTGACATGGTGGTCCTGTCTGTCGGGCTGGTTCCGCCGGCCGGCTATCAGCAGCTGGCAGAAAAATTCGGTATTGATCTGAATGCCCACGGATTCTGCAGCACCCGTCCTGAAAATCCGGTGGAAACCTCCAGGAAGGGCGTGTTTGTCGCCGGTGCCTTCCAGGGCCCCATGGATATCCCGGAATCCGTTTTTTCCGCCAGCGGGGCCTGCGCCCGGTGCAGTGAAATTCTTTCCTTTAGAAAGGGCAGGCTTTCCAGAAAAAGGATCTATCCCAAAGAAAGGGATATTTCCGGGGAAACACCGAAAATCGGCGTATTTGTCTGTCACTGCGGCGCCAATATCGGCCGGATCGTGGATGTCCCTTCCGTGGTCGATTATGCCCTGACACTTCCCCATGTGGTACATGCCCAGGAACAGCTGTTCTCATGTGCCACCAATTCCGCCCAGCAGATAACGGACACCATCCGGGAAAAAGGGCTGAACCGCGTGATTGTTGCCGCCTGCACCCCCAGGACCCATGAGCCGGTATTCCGGGATACGCTCCGGGAAGGCGGGATCAATCAATATCTTTATGATATGGCCAATATCCGGGAACATTGTTCCTGGGTGCATTCAAGGGAAAAGGAGGATGCCACACAAAAGGCAAAAGATCTGGTCCGGATGTCGGTGGGCCGGACAAAAAACCTTGAGCCGCTTCAGGAGTTTGATCTGCCGGTCAATAAGACCGCCATGGTGGTCGGCGGCGGAGTCGCCGGTATGACCAGTGCGTTAAGCCTTGCCAGGCAAGGGTTTTCAGTTCATCTGCTGGAAAAGGAAAACGATCTGGGCGGTATGGCGCGGCGGATTCATACCACATTGGATGGTATGGATGTCCAGGCATTCGTGAAAACTCTGATCCGGGATGTTTACCAGAATCCACGCATTCATGTTTCCCATGACGCCGTCATCACGGGGGTTTCCGGTTATGTGGGCAATTTTACCACCACCGTGGTAACGGAAGGCCGGACAAAAACCATTCAGCATGGTGCGGCCATCATTGCAACTGGTGCCGCTGAATATGAACCCGATGAGTACCTTTACGGCAAAAATGATTCCGTTATGACCCAGCTGGCGCTTGAAGAAAAATTGTCCAGCCGCGATCTTCAACTCATGGATGCACAGAGCCTGGTCATGATTCAGTGTGTAGGCTGCCGGAATGAAGAGAGAAACTACTGCTCCCGGGTCTGTTGCACCCATGCCGTAAAAAATGCCCTGGCACTTACAAAAATCAATCCGGAAATTCGGATCCATATTCTGTTCCGGGATATGAGAACTTACGGGTTCAATGAAGATTATTACCGAACCGCATCGGAAAAAGGGGTTAAATTTATCCGGTATGACGTTACCGATCAACCGATAGTGGAAAAGGTTCGGGAAAACGGCGGAGACATCTTACGCGTTACCGTTCCGGATCAAATTCTGGGCAAACGGCTTGAGCTGGATGCGGACTTTGTGGTCCTGTCCGCTGCGGTTGTTCCCGCACCCGATACACATAATATCGCCGGTTTATTCAAGGTGGCCCTGAGCCCGGAAGGATTTTTCCAGGAGGCCCATGTCAAACTCAGGCCCGTAGATTTTGCCGCTGAAGGGGTGTTTCTGTGCGGCACGGCCCATTATCCCAAGCACATTTCCGAAGCTGTCACTCAGGCCAGTGGGGCTGCAGGCCGGGCAGCGGTTCTGCTCTCGCAGGATACGGTTACCGCGTCCGGTTCCGTATGCGAAGTGGATGAAGACCTGTGTGTTTCCTGCGGGGCCTGTATTACCGCCTGTACCTACGGCGCCATTGAGTTTTATGAGACGAAGAAAGGTAAAAAAGCGCGTGTCATTCCTGTTCTATGCAAAGGGGACGGCCTATGCAATGCCAAATGCCCCACAGAAGCAATTCAGCTGAAGCATTATACGGACGAGGAGATTTTATACCAACTGGATGCGGCATTTCCGGAACTTGAGCCGGCCGACTGCTGAAAAAGACCCACTATCTGACAATTCAAAAGGATCATATAAAATGGAAACTAATTTCAAACCCACGATCATCGGATTTCTGTGTAACTGGTGCTGCTATGGCGGCGCTGATCTCTGCGGTGTTTCCCGGTTTCAGTATCCCCCTTATCTTCGGGTGATCCGGGTCATGTGCTCCGGCAGGGTCGATCTGAAATTTTTGGTCAAAGCCTTTTTAAACGGCGCAGACGGCGTATTCATAGGCGGCTGTCATCTCAATGACTGCCATTATAACCCGGAAGGCAATTATGATGCCCTGATCACCTCCAGGCTGTGCCGGAAACTTCTGGGTCATACCGGAATCAATCCGGACCGGTTGAGACTGGAATGGGTCTCCGCGGGTGAAGGCATCCGTTTTGCAGAAGTGATGAATGATTTCAGTCAAAAAATCCGTCAACTCGGGCCGCTGGGCACCAGTGAAGAGATAGATAAAAAAGATCTGGTGTTGAATCTGAAGGCCGCCATGAAACTGGTCCCCTTCATCAAGCTGGTGGAAAGAGAAAAACTCAGACTGCCCGACAGAACCGAGGCGGGTGTCCAACAATTTCTGGAAAGCAATGTTCTGGATCAATGCTTTGATAAAACCATTGCAGATAAAATGATCATGAGCCGGATTCTGCTGCTGTTGAAGGAAAAACCTCTGACCACCAGTGATATTTCCGGACACCTGGGACTGAACCCGTCTGAGGTTTCCCGTCATATGATCACCTCCTCCCGGCACGGCATGGTCAAATACGATACAGCCAGCAACTGCTATGAACCGGCCG
Above is a window of Desulfotignum balticum DSM 7044 DNA encoding:
- a CDS encoding CoB--CoM heterodisulfide reductase iron-sulfur subunit A family protein, which gives rise to MENKPFEKKIGDVLVVGGGISGIQASLDLATAGFKVYLVEKSPTIGGKMAQLDKTFPTNDCSMCIESPKFLECSRHPNIEILTMTEVASVQGQAGDFTVTVEKRPRYVDEDKCTGCTSCAEYCPVTIPDPFNQNISRNKAVHMYFAQAIPLTPYIDEKCIFLEDEKCTICLGICKNDALDFNQTPQQISLHVGAVVLSLGMDTFDPAIKNDYGYGIMENVVTSLDYERLLCATGPYDGEILRASDKKHPRRIAWIHCVGSRRVTQGHNSYCSAVCCTYTQKQVILTKDHDEGAECTIFHNDIRSYSKGFERFYQRAESLPGIRFIRSYVSVGREIPETKNITLRYSTPDAGVIEEEFDMVVLSVGLVPPAGYQQLAEKFGIDLNAHGFCSTRPENPVETSRKGVFVAGAFQGPMDIPESVFSASGACARCSEILSFRKGRLSRKRIYPKERDISGETPKIGVFVCHCGANIGRIVDVPSVVDYALTLPHVVHAQEQLFSCATNSAQQITDTIREKGLNRVIVAACTPRTHEPVFRDTLREGGINQYLYDMANIREHCSWVHSREKEDATQKAKDLVRMSVGRTKNLEPLQEFDLPVNKTAMVVGGGVAGMTSALSLARQGFSVHLLEKENDLGGMARRIHTTLDGMDVQAFVKTLIRDVYQNPRIHVSHDAVITGVSGYVGNFTTTVVTEGRTKTIQHGAAIIATGAAEYEPDEYLYGKNDSVMTQLALEEKLSSRDLQLMDAQSLVMIQCVGCRNEERNYCSRVCCTHAVKNALALTKINPEIRIHILFRDMRTYGFNEDYYRTASEKGVKFIRYDVTDQPIVEKVRENGGDILRVTVPDQILGKRLELDADFVVLSAAVVPAPDTHNIAGLFKVALSPEGFFQEAHVKLRPVDFAAEGVFLCGTAHYPKHISEAVTQASGAAGRAAVLLSQDTVTASGSVCEVDEDLCVSCGACITACTYGAIEFYETKKGKKARVIPVLCKGDGLCNAKCPTEAIQLKHYTDEEILYQLDAAFPELEPADC
- a CDS encoding hydrogenase iron-sulfur subunit; this translates as METNFKPTIIGFLCNWCCYGGADLCGVSRFQYPPYLRVIRVMCSGRVDLKFLVKAFLNGADGVFIGGCHLNDCHYNPEGNYDALITSRLCRKLLGHTGINPDRLRLEWVSAGEGIRFAEVMNDFSQKIRQLGPLGTSEEIDKKDLVLNLKAAMKLVPFIKLVEREKLRLPDRTEAGVQQFLESNVLDQCFDKTIADKMIMSRILLLLKEKPLTTSDISGHLGLNPSEVSRHMITSSRHGMVKYDTASNCYEPAGA